DNA from Onychomys torridus chromosome 1, mOncTor1.1, whole genome shotgun sequence:
GTGAGCTCAGAGCTGTCCCCATTGCCATCAGTGGGCAGGAAGGTGGATACATACGCAGTGAAGATGTCTGTACTATTGTTAGGTGTCTCTGAGAGTTCCTGGCctcttaccatctttctcttCAGCCAGGAGCAGACCACCCAGCAAATGCCTGGAACCTGGCATGCTTTGTAGAGAACACCATTGTTTTGCACAAACTCAAGGGCATTTCTCGATTGCTCCTTATCCTCAAAATAGGAGTTGAAAtaattcttcctctcctcctcagaGAAGCCTAAGACATGGACATGTCGCCTTTCACCCAGCATAGGCTCCAGACTCTGCAAAGCCGGAGGCCGAGTGGTGATGAGAAGGGAGCATGGTACCTCCCTTCTCCTAATTAGAATGTGGAGAACGCGCTCCGCACGACTGGACTTTTGTAACTCATCAAAGCCATCCAGGATGAACAGGAGCCGCTCAGGCTGCCTCAAAATCTCTGTGACTGGGGCTTGATCATCTCCACAACACCAGCAGATGAGTTTGGGCAGGTCACACTTGGGCAGCAGGACCACTTCTCTGCAGCTCACATAGAAAACATAATCAAACCGGCCAGGGTACAGGGTCCCCTTGGCCCAGTCCTGCACCAGTTTTTTGACCAGTGTTGTCTTTCCGGTGCCTGCAGAGCCTTGCATCACCACTATGGGCGGGGTTGAGTAGGACTCCGCCTCTGGAGCGAATAAAGAATCCACCATGACGGGACCCAACTCCTCTTCCAGGTCCAGACAGGAAGGCGATCCCGGACTCGCGGGACTGGACCTAGCCACCAGGAGCAGCTTGTTGTGGCTGCTGTTAACACCCCAATCTTGCCTCTCCTCCAAGCAGTGCACATGCTCCCGGTAAATTTCTCTGTAATCTGAGTAACACAAATGGAGTTTCGGTGTCGgaataagaacaacaaaagacAATAAAGACCCTTCAGACCCTGAgtttgcttttcagtttcatcTTCTGCACCCTCTAACGTGTGTTGCTTTGAAGTTTATGGTTGTGACTTCATGAAGTGAAACTACTGcttgtgggggcgggggcggtgTTTGTATGTGATGTGTTTAGGCATGTTTTGAATGTACCTAGATTTGTATCTACACGCACTCATGAAAATGTGCTGACACAGTGTGTGCGTTTGTGTGGGGGAAGGGGTGTGCATACCTCAGTGTCAGTGTGTGTGACAATGTGTTAAGTTCCTGAGAAGTCCTGTGAAATTTCTCATGGGATGAggtgaagacagagaaaggaaagagaagggaagctgAAAGCTGGTGACGGAACTGAAGTCTGTTTCTAGTAAAGGGTGGGTAAGAGCTTCACCCAGCAGCtgaacaaaaacaagcaagcaaacaaacacagatTCTGCTATCTGAGCTAAGGTTCTTCTGCCGGTGTTACAAGCACCTTACTGACTGAGCAATCATCCCAGCTTATCCACTCCCGTTTCTGCAGTGCAGGAGGTCTCAGGAATGAAAGGAAACTGGGAACATAGATGCCAGTAGAGCCCCTGCAACCCCCTCCCCACAGAAAAAAAATCGGGTAGCTATTTAGGCTCCATTGCTGTCTAGGTTCCCCTTACTGTCTAGGTTCACATTAGCCCACTGACTCCATGAACACAGCCTGGCTGCTGGTCATGAAGCTGGGGAGATGTGACCCACACACTCTGATGCTGTTGTTCCTAGTTAGTGGAATTCACTCCACCAACACTGTCCTCCATCTCCAGGCCctttctacttccccttcccttctccagcaGAGCAACTACAATTAGGAGGTGGGGTGCTTTAGTCATAAGACATCCAAACCCTTGCCTTCAGCTCAGGGTCTGCACCCAACATTCATAGGTCCCTAGTCTGGAGACTACCTAAGACCCTGGGAATCTGGGGATCCCCAAGAAGAAGAGGGCAGTGTAAGGAAAGGtctgtggggcctggggatgtCTTTGGTGCCCCCTCACTCCCCTCTCTCAGGCTGCACTCACCATTCAGACAAACCCGACTGAGGTAGTCTACAAGCTCCATCAAGTTCATGGCCTGCAAGCTCCTGCTCACCACTCTCACAGCTTCCTGTGCTCCATACATTGAAATCAGTTTTGATGCTACTTCCACACGACTCAGTCCCTCCAGTTCCCCTCGGGCCAGATGAAATTGGGTCATATCCCGTAAGTGGAACTTCAGCGTCTTGAAACTGTTCTCCTCAAGGTCATTCAAGGCCCAGAGCAATGCCTCCTGGGGGCTGTTGGCTCGTGCCAACGCCATGGTGGTCAGAGTTCAGCCAGCCAGCCGCCTGGAAGTGAGAAGTAGTGAGACAATGCTGAGTGGGGAGCAGCCTGGAGACTCTTCATCCACATTGCCTTCTGGGTGCTTGTAGTCTGCAGAGCAGAGGCCCAGGGGAGAACAGATATGTGCAAAGCTCTGAGAAAGGGACATGGGTGAGACAGCAGGGAAAACTGTCTAATCAGATAGCACGTGTAACTGTGTGAGTAACTGGCAAAAAggtccccccttccttccttccttccttccttccttccttccttccttccttccttccttccttccttccttccttccttccttccttctttccttcctcccttccttccttcagtcttccttccttcctgtatacatgtttttgtgtgtgtgacagggtctcatgtttcctaggccagcctcaaactctttTTGTAGCTGCGAATGACCTTTAAagttctgatcttcctgcatctaTCTCCTGAGTACCATGATTACT
Protein-coding regions in this window:
- the Nlrp10 gene encoding NACHT, LRR and PYD domains-containing protein 10 encodes the protein MALARANSPQEALLWALNDLEENSFKTLKFHLRDMTQFHLARGELEGLSRVEVASKLISMYGAQEAVRVVSRSLQAMNLMELVDYLSRVCLNDYREIYREHVHCLEERQDWGVNSSHNKLLLVARSSPASPGSPSCLDLEEELGPVMVDSLFAPEAESYSTPPIVVMQGSAGTGKTTLVKKLVQDWAKGTLYPGRFDYVFYVSCREVVLLPKCDLPKLICWCCGDDQAPVTEILRQPERLLFILDGFDELQKSSRAERVLHILIRRREVPCSLLITTRPPALQSLEPMLGERRHVHVLGFSEEERKNYFNSYFEDKEQSRNALEFVQNNGVLYKACQVPGICWVVCSWLKRKMVRGQELSETPNNSTDIFTAYVSTFLPTDGNGDSSELTRHRVLRSLCSLAAEGIQHQRLLFEEDVLRKYSLDGPSLTAFLNSIDYREGIGIKKLYSFRHISFQEFFYAMSFLVKEDQSQLGEATRREVAKLVEQEKDEEMTLSFQFLFDMLKADSTLGLGLKFYFKITPSLRQELNCFKEQIETIKHNRSWDLEFSLYDSKIKKITQGIQLKDVRFNIQRSVEKKPGKGKPFSVKSSLGKGQVQRPVLKTNNSTKEQKGASNGKSRGTEEPAQTVRNSGLANTGKGHIEMKGQEGGGVEKQEDGEGQRVKKDGEMRDQMNGYKRE